One genomic region from Epinephelus moara isolate mb chromosome 8, YSFRI_EMoa_1.0, whole genome shotgun sequence encodes:
- the LOC126394955 gene encoding uncharacterized protein LOC126394955 yields MLVWRVFVVLLVVESLLLLCHLTVAQQHRIVYSRDQLMELKPAGLATVREDIPAELWRKTHRGCRGKRSLRRRKGAKHRRLMERKTFKPCLPSIIMGNVRSLGNKMDELTALTRSHQEYRECSLMIFSESWLHTDVPDHNVSTVGFHTVRADRDCTKSGKRKGGGLAVYVNNRWCNPGHITVKDRICSPDIELLAVGLRPYYLPREFSHAIVVALQGCFEVTDWNVLCEPHGEDIDGLTECITDYINFCVDGIVPARTVRCYPNNKPWVTKDIKAILNLKKRAFRGGNREELRDIQRELSAKINEAKDGYRRKLERKLQLNNMSEVWSGMRTITGYRPTSSGADGSVARANELNLFFNRFDTAALAPVGSPADCLQPPPLLTPPPPPDSTSSNLVSPSHPSPTPHTSSGSHATCPPLTLDSNSPPPQPALFTPLHVRRQLSKLPAGKAAGPDGVSPRVLRACAEQLCGVLHRVFKMSLSLQRVPVIWKTSCLVPVPKMPQPSGLSDYRPVALTSHIMKTLERLVLEQLRPMVRPHLDPLQFAYQPRIGVEDALIYLLNRIYAHLDKPGSTVRVTFFDFSSAFNTIRPALLGDKLTAMLVNPPLVSWIVDYLTGRPQYVRLRHCVSDTVVSNTGAPQGTVLSPFLFTLYTTDFSYQTESCHLQKFSDDSAIVGCISKGEEAEYRAVVNNFVSWCELNHLQLNTTKTKELVVDLRRTRTPVTPVSILGHNVDIVEHYKYLGVFIDNKLDWTKNTEVLYKKGQSRLYFLRRLRSFNICRTMLRMFYESVVASAILFAVVCWGSRLRVADANRLNKLIRKASDVVGVELDPLTAVSDRRMLSKVRAILQHGSHPLHNALVEQRSTFSQRLIAPKCTTERHRKSFLPVAIKLYNSSL; encoded by the exons ATGcttgtgtggagagtttttgttgttttgctcgTGGTGGAATCGCTCCTTTTACTCTGCCACTTGACCGTCGCTCAGCAACaccgcattgtttactccagggatcagctgatggagctgaagcCGGCCGGCTTGGCTACGGTGAGGGAGGATATACCTGCTGAActttggaggaaaacacaccGGGGTTGCAGAGGGAAAAGATCGCTACGGCGGCGGAAAGGAGCGAAACACCGGAGACTTATGGAGAGGAAGACATTCAAGCCGTGTCTCCCATCTATCATCATGGGCAACGTGAGATCACTGGGGAATAAGATGGACGAGCTTACAGCGCTAACCCGGAGTCATCAGGAATACCGGGAGTGTAGCCTGATGATTTTCTCGGAGTCATGGCTACACACGGATGTTCCTGACCACAATGTTTCCACCGTGGGTTTCCACACTGTCCGGGCTGACAGGGACTGCACTAAGAGCGGTAAGCGTAAAGGAGGTGGGCTTGCTGTTTACGTGAACAACAGGTGGTGCAATCCTGGTCACATCACAGTCAAAGACCGCATCTGCAGCCCGGATATTGAACTGTTAGCTGTGGGCCTCCGTCCTTACTATTTACCCCGTGAATTCTCACATGCTATTGTAGTG gcactgcagggctgttttgaGGTGACTGACTGGAATGtactctgtgagccacatggaGAGGACATTGATGGGCTTACTGAGTGCATTACAGACtacattaatttctgtgtgGACGGCATTGTCCCAGCAAGGACTGTGCGGTGTTACCCAAATAACAAGCCTTGGgtaacaaaggacatcaaagcCATACTCAACCTGAAGAAGAGGGCTTTCAGAGGTGGCAACAGGGAGGAGCTGAGGGacattcagagggagctgagtgcAAAGATCAATGAGGCTAAGGACGgctacaggaggaagctggagaggaaactccagcTGAATAACATGAGCGAGGTCTGGAGTGGTATGAGGACCATCACCGGTTACAGACCAACTAGCAGTGGAGCTGATGGTAGTGTGGCTAGGGCCAATGAGTtaaatctgttcttcaataggtttgacactgctgccctggcccctgttggctctcctgctgactgtctccagccaccaccacttctgaccccccctcctcctcctgatagcACCTCATCCAACTTGGTGAGCCCCTCACACCCATCCCCcactcctcacacctcctctggCTCCCATGCTACCTGCCCTCCTCTCACTTTGGACTCCAACTCTCCCCCTCCTCAACCTGCACTCTTTACACCTCTACATGTTAGGAGACAGCTGAGCAAACTCCCCGCCGgtaaggctgcaggccctgatggtgtcagcccaCGGGTTCTCAGAGCCTGCGCCGAACAGCTCTGTGGAGTGCTTCATCGTGTCTTCAAAATGAGCCTGAGCCTCCAGAGGGTCCCTGTGATATGGAAGACGTCCTGCCTCGTTCCAGTGCCAAAGATGCCGCAACCCAGCGGTCTCTCGGACTACCGACCGGTGGCACTGACGTCACAtatcatgaagaccctggagagacttGTCCTGGAGCAGCTCAGGCCTATGGTCAGGCCGCACCTGGAtcccctccagttcgcctacCAGCCCCGGATTGGAGTTGAGGATGCCCTCATTTACCTGCTGAACCGCATCTACGCCCACCTGGACAAGCCGgggagcactgtgagggtcacgttctttgacttctccagtGCTTTCAATACCATCAGGCctgctctactgggtgacaagctgacggCGATGCTGGTGAATCCCCCCCTTGTGTCCTGGATTGTGGATTACCTCACTGGCCGACCACAGTACGTGCGCTTGCggcactgtgtgtcagacacagtggtcagcaataccggggctCCACAAGgtactgtcctctctcctttcctcttcaccctttacaccacggacttcagctaccagacagagtcttgtcatcttcagaagttttctgatgactctgctatagttggatgtatcagcaagggtgaGGAGGCTGAATACAGGGCTGTGGTGAATAACTTTGTCTCATGGTGTGAGCTGAACCACCTGCAgctcaacacaacaaagacaaaagagctggtggtggatctgAGGAGAACGAGGACACCAGTGACCCCAGTTTCCATCCTGGGGCATAACGTGGACATTGTAGAACActacaagtacctgggtgtgttcatagacaataaactggactggactaagaacactgaagtcctttacaagaagggacagagccgcctctattttctgaggaggctccgctcctttaacatctgccggactatgctgaggatgttttatgagtctgtggtggccagtgctattctgtttgctgtggtgtgctggggcagcagactgagagtagccgatgccaacagactcaacaagctgatcagaaaggccagtgacgttgtgggggtggagctggaccctttgacagcagtgtcagacaggaggatgctgtcaaaggtgcgggcgatacttcagcatggctctcaccctctccacaacgctctggtcgaacagaggagcaccttcagccagagactgattgctcctaaatgcaccactgagcgccacaggaagtcattcttacctgtggccattaaactgtacaactcctccctctga